A section of the Halichoerus grypus chromosome 11, mHalGry1.hap1.1, whole genome shotgun sequence genome encodes:
- the RPS6KB2 gene encoding ribosomal protein S6 kinase beta-2 isoform X3, whose amino-acid sequence MAAVFDLDLETEEGSEGEPELSPSDVCPLAESRAAGLEPVGHCEEVELTETSVNLGPERIGPHCFELLRVLGKGGYGKVFQVRKVQGTNLGKIYAMKVLRKAKIVRNAKDTAHTRAERNILESVKHPFIVELAYAFQTGGKLYLILECLSGGELFTHLEREGIFLEDTACFYLAEITLALGHLHSQGIIYRDLKPENIMLNSQGHIKLTDFGLCKESIHEGAVTHTFCGTIEYMAPEILVRSGHNRAVDWWSLGALMYDMLTGSPPFTAENRKKTMDKIIKGKLTLPPYLTPDARDLVKKFLKRNPGQRIGGGPGDAADVQRHPFFRHINWDDLLARRIDPPFRPSLQSEEDVSQFDSHFTRQTPVDSPDDTALSESANQAFLGFTYVAPSVLDSIKEGFSFQPKLRSPRRLHSSPRTPPPEVLAL is encoded by the exons ATGGCGGCCGTGTTTGACCTGGACCTGGAGACGGAGGAAGGCAGCGAGGGCGAGCCAGAGTTGAGCCCCTCG GACGTGTGTCCCCTTGCCGAGTCGAGGGCGGCTGGCCTGGA GCCTGTGGGACACTGTGAGGAGGTGGAGCTGACTGAGACCAGTGTGAACCTAGGCCCTGAGCGCATCGGGCCCCACTGCTTTGAGCTGCTGCGTGTGCTGGGCAAGGGGGGCTATGGCAAG GTGTTCCAAGTGCGAAAGGTGCAGGGCACCAACTTGGGCAAAATATATGCCATGAAAGTCCTGAGGAAG GCCAAAATTGTGCGCAACGCCAAGGACACAGCACACACGCGGGCTGAACGGAACATTCTAGAGTCAGTGAAGCACCCCTTCATTGTGGAACTGGCCTATGCCTTCCAGACTGGTGGCAAACTCTACCTCATCCTCGAGTGTCTCAGTG GCGGTGAGCTCTTCACGCATCTGGAGCGAGAGGGCATCTTCCTGGAAGACACGGCCTG TTTCTACCTGGCAGAGATCACACTGGCCCTGGGCCATCTCCACTCCCAAGGCATCATCTACCGGGACCTCAAACCTGAGAACATCATGCTCAACAGCCAGG gccacatcaaactGACAGACTTTGGACTCTGCAAGGAGTCGATCCATGAGGGCGCCGTCACCCATACCTTCTGTGGCACCATTGAGTACAT GGCCCCTGAGATTCTGGTACGCAGTGGCCACAACCGGGCGGTGGACTGGTGGAGCCTGGGGGCCCTGATGTATGACATGCTCACTGGATCG CCACCCTTCACTGCAGAGAACCGGAAGAAAACCATGGACAAGATCATCAAAGGGAAGCTGACGCTGCCCCCCTACCTCACCCCGGATGCCCGGGACCTTGTCAAAAAG TTTCTGAAGCGGAATCCCGGCCAGCGGATCGGGGGTGGCCCTGGGGATGCTGCTGATGTGCAG AGGCACCCCTTCTTCCGGCACATTAATTGGGACGACCTCCTGGCTCGTCGCATCGACCCCCCTTTCAGGCCCTCTCTG CAGTCAGAGGAGGACGTGAGCCAGTTTGACTCCCACTTCACGCGGCAGACGCCGGTGGACAGTCCCGATGATACGGCCCTCAGCGAGAGCGCCAACCAGGCCTTCCTG GGCTTCACCTACGTGGCACCCTCCGTCCTGGACAGCATCAAGGAGGGCTTCTCCTTCCAGCCCAAGCTGCGCTCCCCCAGGCGCCTCCACAGCAGCCCCCGGACCCCG CCCCCTGAAGTTCTCGCCCTTTGA
- the PTPRCAP gene encoding protein tyrosine phosphatase receptor type C-associated protein — MDLPCALGLGTLLGLPGVLGSGSGAKDSGSSGTVTVAVLLLVLLLLVAGLALAWRRLSRDSGGYYHPARLGAALWGHTRRLLWASPPGRWLRARAEPEWRDGAPERQQDEQDAEEDYQVAGGPAETQSQQEEQRGGQGPGPQQPPEPAEDTRDSNSEGGLGLSCQGPAGSGGSAEALLSDLHAFAGSAAWDDSAEAAGGRGLHVTAL; from the exons ATG GACCTGCCCTGTGCCCTAGGGCTCGGGACACTGCTGGGCCTGCCAGGGGTCCTGGGCTCGGGCAGCGGCGCCAAGGACAGCGGGAGCTCCGGCACCGTGACCGTGGCCGTGCTGCTGCtagtgctgctgctgctggtcgcCGGCCTGGCGCTGGCCTGGCGCCGCCTCAGCCGGGACTCGGGGGGCTACTACCACCCGGCCCGCCTGGGCGCCGCGCTGTGGGGCCACACCCGCCGCCTCCTCTGGGCCAGCCCCCCGGGCCGCTGGCTCCGGGCCCGGGCCGAGCCGGAGTGGCGCGACGGGGCCCCGGAGCGGCAGCAGGACGAGCAGGACGCGGAGGAGGACTACCAGGTGGCGGGCGGCCCGGCGGAGACACAGTCCCAGCAAGAGGAGCAGCGAGGCGGACAGGGGCccggcccccagcagcccccggAGCCTGCTGAGGACACGCGTGACAGTAACAGCGAAGGGGGCCTGGGCCTCAGCTGCCAGGGGCCGGCGGGCTCGGGGGGCAGCGCCGAGGCCCTGCTGAGCGACCTGCACGCCTTTGCTGGCAGCGCGGCCTGGGACGACAGCGCCGAAGCCGCTGGGGGCCGGGGCCTCCACGTCACCGCACTGTAA
- the RPS6KB2 gene encoding ribosomal protein S6 kinase beta-2 isoform X4 yields the protein MKVLRKAKIVRNAKDTAHTRAERNILESVKHPFIVELAYAFQTGGKLYLILECLSGGELFTHLEREGIFLEDTACFYLAEITLALGHLHSQGIIYRDLKPENIMLNSQGHIKLTDFGLCKESIHEGAVTHTFCGTIEYMAPEILVRSGHNRAVDWWSLGALMYDMLTGSPPFTAENRKKTMDKIIKGKLTLPPYLTPDARDLVKKFLKRNPGQRIGGGPGDAADVQRHPFFRHINWDDLLARRIDPPFRPSLQSEEDVSQFDSHFTRQTPVDSPDDTALSESANQAFLGFTYVAPSVLDSIKEGFSFQPKLRSPRRLHSSPRTPVSPLKFSPFEGFRPGSGPLEPTEPPLPPLLPPPPPPPSSTAPLPIRPPSGTKKSKRGRGRPGR from the exons ATGAAAGTCCTGAGGAAG GCCAAAATTGTGCGCAACGCCAAGGACACAGCACACACGCGGGCTGAACGGAACATTCTAGAGTCAGTGAAGCACCCCTTCATTGTGGAACTGGCCTATGCCTTCCAGACTGGTGGCAAACTCTACCTCATCCTCGAGTGTCTCAGTG GCGGTGAGCTCTTCACGCATCTGGAGCGAGAGGGCATCTTCCTGGAAGACACGGCCTG TTTCTACCTGGCAGAGATCACACTGGCCCTGGGCCATCTCCACTCCCAAGGCATCATCTACCGGGACCTCAAACCTGAGAACATCATGCTCAACAGCCAGG gccacatcaaactGACAGACTTTGGACTCTGCAAGGAGTCGATCCATGAGGGCGCCGTCACCCATACCTTCTGTGGCACCATTGAGTACAT GGCCCCTGAGATTCTGGTACGCAGTGGCCACAACCGGGCGGTGGACTGGTGGAGCCTGGGGGCCCTGATGTATGACATGCTCACTGGATCG CCACCCTTCACTGCAGAGAACCGGAAGAAAACCATGGACAAGATCATCAAAGGGAAGCTGACGCTGCCCCCCTACCTCACCCCGGATGCCCGGGACCTTGTCAAAAAG TTTCTGAAGCGGAATCCCGGCCAGCGGATCGGGGGTGGCCCTGGGGATGCTGCTGATGTGCAG AGGCACCCCTTCTTCCGGCACATTAATTGGGACGACCTCCTGGCTCGTCGCATCGACCCCCCTTTCAGGCCCTCTCTG CAGTCAGAGGAGGACGTGAGCCAGTTTGACTCCCACTTCACGCGGCAGACGCCGGTGGACAGTCCCGATGATACGGCCCTCAGCGAGAGCGCCAACCAGGCCTTCCTG GGCTTCACCTACGTGGCACCCTCCGTCCTGGACAGCATCAAGGAGGGCTTCTCCTTCCAGCCCAAGCTGCGCTCCCCCAGGCGCCTCCACAGCAGCCCCCGGACCCCGGTCAG CCCCCTGAAGTTCTCGCCCTTTGAGGGATTCCGGCCCGGCTCTGGCCCACTGGAGCCCACGGAGCCCCCTCTACCTCCTCtcctgccgccgccgccaccaccgccCTCGagcactgcccccctccccatccgACCCCCCTCAGGGACCAAGAAGTCTAAAAGGGGCCGTGGGCGCCCAGGGCGCTAG
- the RPS6KB2 gene encoding ribosomal protein S6 kinase beta-2 isoform X1: MAAVFDLDLETEEGSEGEPELSPSDVCPLAESRAAGLEPVGHCEEVELTETSVNLGPERIGPHCFELLRVLGKGGYGKVFQVRKVQGTNLGKIYAMKVLRKAKIVRNAKDTAHTRAERNILESVKHPFIVELAYAFQTGGKLYLILECLSGGELFTHLEREGIFLEDTACFYLAEITLALGHLHSQGIIYRDLKPENIMLNSQGHIKLTDFGLCKESIHEGAVTHTFCGTIEYMAPEILVRSGHNRAVDWWSLGALMYDMLTGSPPFTAENRKKTMDKIIKGKLTLPPYLTPDARDLVKKFLKRNPGQRIGGGPGDAADVQRHPFFRHINWDDLLARRIDPPFRPSLQSEEDVSQFDSHFTRQTPVDSPDDTALSESANQAFLGFTYVAPSVLDSIKEGFSFQPKLRSPRRLHSSPRTPVSPLKFSPFEGFRPGSGPLEPTEPPLPPLLPPPPPPPSSTAPLPIRPPSGTKKSKRGRGRPGR; encoded by the exons ATGGCGGCCGTGTTTGACCTGGACCTGGAGACGGAGGAAGGCAGCGAGGGCGAGCCAGAGTTGAGCCCCTCG GACGTGTGTCCCCTTGCCGAGTCGAGGGCGGCTGGCCTGGA GCCTGTGGGACACTGTGAGGAGGTGGAGCTGACTGAGACCAGTGTGAACCTAGGCCCTGAGCGCATCGGGCCCCACTGCTTTGAGCTGCTGCGTGTGCTGGGCAAGGGGGGCTATGGCAAG GTGTTCCAAGTGCGAAAGGTGCAGGGCACCAACTTGGGCAAAATATATGCCATGAAAGTCCTGAGGAAG GCCAAAATTGTGCGCAACGCCAAGGACACAGCACACACGCGGGCTGAACGGAACATTCTAGAGTCAGTGAAGCACCCCTTCATTGTGGAACTGGCCTATGCCTTCCAGACTGGTGGCAAACTCTACCTCATCCTCGAGTGTCTCAGTG GCGGTGAGCTCTTCACGCATCTGGAGCGAGAGGGCATCTTCCTGGAAGACACGGCCTG TTTCTACCTGGCAGAGATCACACTGGCCCTGGGCCATCTCCACTCCCAAGGCATCATCTACCGGGACCTCAAACCTGAGAACATCATGCTCAACAGCCAGG gccacatcaaactGACAGACTTTGGACTCTGCAAGGAGTCGATCCATGAGGGCGCCGTCACCCATACCTTCTGTGGCACCATTGAGTACAT GGCCCCTGAGATTCTGGTACGCAGTGGCCACAACCGGGCGGTGGACTGGTGGAGCCTGGGGGCCCTGATGTATGACATGCTCACTGGATCG CCACCCTTCACTGCAGAGAACCGGAAGAAAACCATGGACAAGATCATCAAAGGGAAGCTGACGCTGCCCCCCTACCTCACCCCGGATGCCCGGGACCTTGTCAAAAAG TTTCTGAAGCGGAATCCCGGCCAGCGGATCGGGGGTGGCCCTGGGGATGCTGCTGATGTGCAG AGGCACCCCTTCTTCCGGCACATTAATTGGGACGACCTCCTGGCTCGTCGCATCGACCCCCCTTTCAGGCCCTCTCTG CAGTCAGAGGAGGACGTGAGCCAGTTTGACTCCCACTTCACGCGGCAGACGCCGGTGGACAGTCCCGATGATACGGCCCTCAGCGAGAGCGCCAACCAGGCCTTCCTG GGCTTCACCTACGTGGCACCCTCCGTCCTGGACAGCATCAAGGAGGGCTTCTCCTTCCAGCCCAAGCTGCGCTCCCCCAGGCGCCTCCACAGCAGCCCCCGGACCCCGGTCAG CCCCCTGAAGTTCTCGCCCTTTGAGGGATTCCGGCCCGGCTCTGGCCCACTGGAGCCCACGGAGCCCCCTCTACCTCCTCtcctgccgccgccgccaccaccgccCTCGagcactgcccccctccccatccgACCCCCCTCAGGGACCAAGAAGTCTAAAAGGGGCCGTGGGCGCCCAGGGCGCTAG
- the RPS6KB2 gene encoding ribosomal protein S6 kinase beta-2 isoform X2, which yields MAAVFDLDLETEEGSEGEPELSPSDVCPLAESRAAGLEPVGHCEEVELTETSVNLGPERIGPHCFELLRVLGKGGYGKVFQVRKVQGTNLGKIYAMKVLRKAKIVRNAKDTAHTRAERNILESVKHPFIVELAYAFQTGGKLYLILECLSGGELFTHLEREGIFLEDTACFYLAEITLALGHLHSQGIIYRDLKPENIMLNSQGHIKLTDFGLCKESIHEGAVTHTFCGTIEYMAPEILVRSGHNRAVDWWSLGALMYDMLTGSPPFTAENRKKTMDKIIKGKLTLPPYLTPDARDLVKKFLKRNPGQRIGGGPGDAADVQRHPFFRHINWDDLLARRIDPPFRPSLSEEDVSQFDSHFTRQTPVDSPDDTALSESANQAFLGFTYVAPSVLDSIKEGFSFQPKLRSPRRLHSSPRTPVSPLKFSPFEGFRPGSGPLEPTEPPLPPLLPPPPPPPSSTAPLPIRPPSGTKKSKRGRGRPGR from the exons ATGGCGGCCGTGTTTGACCTGGACCTGGAGACGGAGGAAGGCAGCGAGGGCGAGCCAGAGTTGAGCCCCTCG GACGTGTGTCCCCTTGCCGAGTCGAGGGCGGCTGGCCTGGA GCCTGTGGGACACTGTGAGGAGGTGGAGCTGACTGAGACCAGTGTGAACCTAGGCCCTGAGCGCATCGGGCCCCACTGCTTTGAGCTGCTGCGTGTGCTGGGCAAGGGGGGCTATGGCAAG GTGTTCCAAGTGCGAAAGGTGCAGGGCACCAACTTGGGCAAAATATATGCCATGAAAGTCCTGAGGAAG GCCAAAATTGTGCGCAACGCCAAGGACACAGCACACACGCGGGCTGAACGGAACATTCTAGAGTCAGTGAAGCACCCCTTCATTGTGGAACTGGCCTATGCCTTCCAGACTGGTGGCAAACTCTACCTCATCCTCGAGTGTCTCAGTG GCGGTGAGCTCTTCACGCATCTGGAGCGAGAGGGCATCTTCCTGGAAGACACGGCCTG TTTCTACCTGGCAGAGATCACACTGGCCCTGGGCCATCTCCACTCCCAAGGCATCATCTACCGGGACCTCAAACCTGAGAACATCATGCTCAACAGCCAGG gccacatcaaactGACAGACTTTGGACTCTGCAAGGAGTCGATCCATGAGGGCGCCGTCACCCATACCTTCTGTGGCACCATTGAGTACAT GGCCCCTGAGATTCTGGTACGCAGTGGCCACAACCGGGCGGTGGACTGGTGGAGCCTGGGGGCCCTGATGTATGACATGCTCACTGGATCG CCACCCTTCACTGCAGAGAACCGGAAGAAAACCATGGACAAGATCATCAAAGGGAAGCTGACGCTGCCCCCCTACCTCACCCCGGATGCCCGGGACCTTGTCAAAAAG TTTCTGAAGCGGAATCCCGGCCAGCGGATCGGGGGTGGCCCTGGGGATGCTGCTGATGTGCAG AGGCACCCCTTCTTCCGGCACATTAATTGGGACGACCTCCTGGCTCGTCGCATCGACCCCCCTTTCAGGCCCTCTCTG TCAGAGGAGGACGTGAGCCAGTTTGACTCCCACTTCACGCGGCAGACGCCGGTGGACAGTCCCGATGATACGGCCCTCAGCGAGAGCGCCAACCAGGCCTTCCTG GGCTTCACCTACGTGGCACCCTCCGTCCTGGACAGCATCAAGGAGGGCTTCTCCTTCCAGCCCAAGCTGCGCTCCCCCAGGCGCCTCCACAGCAGCCCCCGGACCCCGGTCAG CCCCCTGAAGTTCTCGCCCTTTGAGGGATTCCGGCCCGGCTCTGGCCCACTGGAGCCCACGGAGCCCCCTCTACCTCCTCtcctgccgccgccgccaccaccgccCTCGagcactgcccccctccccatccgACCCCCCTCAGGGACCAAGAAGTCTAAAAGGGGCCGTGGGCGCCCAGGGCGCTAG